In a single window of the Phaeobacter sp. G2 genome:
- a CDS encoding TraB/GumN family protein: MRLIYSILFLLLPALLPAWAQAACTGTDLRTTLSPQDQSWIDTRIADAPFAEGNHWIAQRGERRIHVIGTLHLNDPRLKAITARLEPVLAAADTLLLEITPEDEAKLQARLGKTPELMFITQGPSLIDRLSTDDWATLSGMAQKHGIPGWMAAKMRPWFLAMSMSVPPCLRGSKASKLGLDKRLQKQAKGTEIPMLSLEDPITILQAMNAETLDEQLRQMQLSLSLMGQGADEFVTLTHSYFEQTSWRYLAMVERRFYQSSTFEEDEARQPWDEAMDLMLVHRNAAWIPVIEATQGTTLVVAVGALHLPGETGILNLLQQQGYSLTRAAF; encoded by the coding sequence ATGCGACTGATTTATTCTATTCTATTCCTGTTGCTGCCTGCCCTGCTACCGGCCTGGGCCCAGGCCGCCTGCACCGGCACCGATCTGCGCACGACGCTGTCTCCCCAGGATCAGAGCTGGATTGACACCAGGATCGCCGATGCCCCCTTTGCTGAGGGCAATCACTGGATCGCCCAGCGCGGGGAGCGCAGGATCCATGTCATCGGGACCCTGCATTTGAATGATCCCCGCCTTAAGGCCATCACTGCCCGCCTGGAACCGGTTCTTGCCGCTGCCGACACGCTGCTGTTGGAGATCACCCCAGAGGACGAAGCAAAGTTACAAGCGCGTTTGGGAAAAACTCCTGAGCTGATGTTCATTACCCAAGGCCCATCTTTGATTGACCGGCTGTCCACCGACGACTGGGCCACCCTGTCCGGTATGGCACAGAAACACGGCATCCCCGGCTGGATGGCGGCAAAAATGCGGCCTTGGTTTCTGGCCATGTCGATGTCCGTTCCGCCCTGCCTCAGGGGCAGCAAGGCCAGCAAGCTGGGCCTTGATAAGCGGCTGCAGAAACAGGCCAAAGGCACCGAAATCCCCATGCTATCCCTCGAAGATCCGATAACGATCTTGCAGGCGATGAATGCGGAAACGCTGGACGAACAGCTGCGCCAGATGCAGCTCTCCCTCAGCCTGATGGGACAGGGCGCGGACGAATTCGTCACATTGACCCACAGCTATTTTGAGCAGACCAGCTGGCGCTACCTCGCCATGGTGGAGCGGCGGTTCTACCAAAGCTCTACCTTTGAAGAAGACGAGGCCAGACAGCCGTGGGATGAGGCTATGGACCTGATGCTGGTGCACCGCAACGCAGCCTGGATCCCAGTGATCGAAGCCACCCAGGGGACCACCCTGGTGGTGGCTGTTGGCGCCCTGCACCTGCCAGGAGAAACCGGCATATTGAACCTGCTACAACAGCAGGGATACAGCCTGACGCGCGCCGCGTTTTGA
- a CDS encoding TraB/GumN family protein: MIRIFAFLFAALLAVQSAHAACRGADFRDHLPPSETAWLARQMAATPYSTGNHWVARKDGQSLHVIGTMHSGDSRMARVMRRLRPIIAQADAVYFEVTRAEMKLVKDQMKIRPEAFLLPPGRRLQQLMSPKSWEQFELFAAMSNADMETIQRMQPWALSLFLIPGGCRPFGFGLKRGLDDRIERFAARKGIPVGGLETAGTGFSALARLSLRDQVRMLENEVAFLLSDAPENATAVEAYFDESVWQAFLLEPRIASQYIGVSAKELTRLDRAFYSNMLGWRNKLWIKTIQQIKGEQVVIAVGAAHLPGKEGILNLLKQRGYSLERAAFN, translated from the coding sequence ATGATCCGAATATTTGCATTTCTTTTTGCGGCTTTGCTGGCTGTTCAGTCTGCCCACGCAGCCTGCCGCGGCGCAGATTTTCGCGATCACCTGCCGCCCAGCGAAACAGCATGGCTGGCGCGCCAGATGGCCGCAACGCCCTATTCCACCGGCAACCACTGGGTTGCCCGCAAAGACGGTCAGTCACTGCATGTTATTGGCACCATGCACAGCGGTGACAGCCGCATGGCCCGGGTGATGCGGCGCCTACGCCCCATCATTGCCCAGGCCGATGCGGTGTATTTTGAAGTCACCCGCGCGGAAATGAAATTGGTCAAGGATCAGATGAAAATACGGCCAGAAGCCTTCCTGCTGCCGCCCGGGCGCCGGTTGCAACAGCTGATGAGCCCCAAAAGCTGGGAACAGTTTGAGCTTTTTGCCGCGATGTCCAATGCGGACATGGAAACCATTCAAAGAATGCAGCCCTGGGCCCTGAGCCTGTTTCTGATCCCCGGTGGCTGCCGCCCCTTCGGATTTGGTCTAAAACGAGGATTGGATGACCGGATTGAGCGTTTTGCAGCCCGCAAAGGCATCCCCGTTGGCGGATTGGAGACCGCAGGCACCGGATTTTCCGCCCTGGCCCGCCTGTCCCTGCGCGATCAGGTCCGCATGCTCGAAAACGAGGTGGCATTCCTGCTCTCTGACGCTCCCGAAAACGCGACAGCCGTAGAGGCCTACTTTGACGAAAGCGTCTGGCAGGCCTTCCTTCTGGAGCCCCGCATTGCCAGTCAGTATATCGGCGTTTCGGCAAAAGAGCTCACCCGATTGGACCGTGCATTTTATAGTAATATGCTGGGGTGGCGGAACAAGCTCTGGATCAAGACCATTCAGCAGATCAAAGGCGAGCAAGTGGTGATCGCGGTGGGGGCAGCGCATCTGCCGGGTAAAGAGGGCATTCTGAACCTGCTCAAACAGCGCGGCTACAGTTTGGAACGCGCCGCCTTTAATTAA
- a CDS encoding manganese-dependent inorganic pyrophosphatase: MTVQVLGHKSPDTDSTGSPIIWAWYLNEIKGVAAEAKLLGEPNTEAAFMLQRWNLDKPAIIADVADDQPVVIVDTNNPAELPANINGADVQAIIDHHKLVGGLETKGPIDITIRPLACTATIMYDLIGDDMAKMPDAIKGAALTCILSDTLEFRSPTTTDHDRAVAEKLAADLGIDIAAYAADMFAAKSDVSSFSDAELLRMDSKEYAVEGTKFRVSVLETTAPAVVLDRQASLMETMTTVASEDGVDQVLLFVVDILNEEATLMVPNDLVKTVAEKSFGVSVSGDSVVLPGVMSRKKQIIPNLKV, from the coding sequence ATGACCGTCCAAGTTCTTGGCCACAAATCCCCTGACACCGATTCCACCGGCTCCCCAATCATTTGGGCCTGGTACCTGAACGAGATCAAAGGTGTTGCCGCCGAAGCCAAACTGCTCGGCGAACCCAATACCGAAGCCGCCTTCATGTTGCAGCGCTGGAACCTGGACAAACCTGCAATCATCGCTGATGTGGCGGACGATCAGCCAGTTGTCATCGTCGACACCAACAACCCGGCCGAGCTGCCCGCCAATATCAATGGCGCCGATGTGCAGGCCATCATCGACCACCACAAACTGGTTGGCGGCCTAGAGACCAAAGGCCCCATCGACATCACCATCCGCCCGCTCGCCTGCACCGCCACCATCATGTATGATCTGATCGGTGACGACATGGCCAAGATGCCCGACGCCATCAAAGGCGCGGCGCTGACCTGCATTCTGTCGGACACGCTGGAATTCCGCTCCCCCACCACCACCGACCACGACCGTGCCGTAGCCGAAAAGCTGGCCGCTGATCTGGGCATCGATATCGCCGCCTATGCCGCTGATATGTTTGCTGCCAAGTCCGATGTGTCGTCCTTTTCGGACGCCGAATTGCTGCGCATGGACAGCAAGGAATACGCGGTTGAAGGCACCAAGTTCCGCGTCTCAGTTCTGGAAACCACCGCCCCTGCGGTGGTGCTGGACCGTCAGGCCAGCCTGATGGAGACAATGACCACCGTCGCCAGCGAAGACGGTGTGGATCAGGTTTTGCTGTTTGTGGTGGATATCCTCAACGAAGAAGCCACCCTGATGGTGCCCAACGATCTGGTGAAAACCGTTGCCGAGAAAAGCTTTGGAGTCTCTGTTTCAGGCGACTCGGTTGTGTTGCCCGGCGTGATGAGCCGCAAAAAGCAGATCATTCCAAACCTGAAAGTCTGA
- the groES gene encoding co-chaperone GroES, protein MALKPLHDRVLVRRTESEEKTAGGLIIPESAKEKPSEGQVVATGEGARKDNGELIAMAVTAGDTILFGKWSGTEVTVDGEELLMMKESDIMGIIE, encoded by the coding sequence ATGGCATTGAAACCACTCCACGATCGCGTGCTGGTTCGTCGTACCGAAAGCGAAGAAAAAACTGCTGGTGGTCTGATCATTCCAGAATCCGCCAAGGAAAAGCCCAGCGAGGGCCAGGTCGTCGCAACCGGCGAAGGCGCGCGCAAGGACAATGGTGAGCTGATCGCAATGGCTGTTACAGCTGGCGACACCATCCTGTTCGGCAAATGGTCCGGCACCGAAGTCACCGTCGACGGCGAAGAGCTGCTGATGATGAAGGAAAGCGACATCATGGGTATCATCGAGTAA
- a CDS encoding DUF2161 family putative PD-(D/E)XK-type phosphodiesterase, which produces MDREDQLYPPVKALLQAQGYEVKGEVGAADVMARRGGEEPVIVELKLRFSLSLFHQAIARQSVTDLVYIAVPRPKGRQAKRMLKDNLALCRRLSLGLITVLPDGRCEVHCDPGPYAPRKSKKRQQRLLREFEKLQGDPNAGGATRHGIVTAYRQDALRCAAHLAEAGATKGSAVAKATGVGRATGLMSANHYGWFERVSTGIYQLTEAGRDGLKHWAYSWEPEADCGVSEAGQVADKRPE; this is translated from the coding sequence ATGGACCGCGAAGATCAACTCTACCCTCCCGTAAAGGCGCTGCTGCAGGCCCAAGGCTATGAGGTCAAGGGCGAGGTGGGGGCCGCTGATGTGATGGCACGGCGCGGCGGTGAAGAACCAGTGATTGTTGAGCTGAAGCTGCGGTTTTCGCTGTCTTTGTTTCATCAGGCGATTGCCCGCCAGTCGGTCACGGATCTGGTCTATATCGCGGTGCCCCGTCCCAAGGGGCGTCAGGCCAAACGGATGCTCAAGGATAATCTGGCCCTGTGCCGCCGGTTGTCGCTGGGGCTGATCACGGTGCTACCGGATGGGCGCTGCGAGGTGCATTGCGATCCCGGTCCCTACGCGCCGCGCAAATCCAAAAAGCGCCAGCAGCGGCTGTTGCGTGAGTTTGAAAAACTGCAGGGCGATCCCAATGCTGGCGGTGCGACAAGACATGGCATCGTGACCGCCTATCGCCAGGATGCGCTGCGTTGCGCCGCGCATTTGGCCGAGGCCGGCGCCACCAAGGGCTCAGCGGTGGCCAAGGCAACCGGGGTAGGCCGGGCCACTGGGCTGATGTCTGCCAATCACTATGGCTGGTTCGAGCGGGTTTCGACCGGTATTTACCAACTTACCGAAGCAGGCCGTGACGGGCTGAAACACTGGGCCTATAGCTGGGAGCCAGAGGCGGATTGTGGGGTGTCAGAGGCAGGGCAGGTCGCAGATAAACGCCCTGAGTGA